One part of the Vicia villosa cultivar HV-30 ecotype Madison, WI linkage group LG6, Vvil1.0, whole genome shotgun sequence genome encodes these proteins:
- the LOC131610077 gene encoding uncharacterized protein LOC131610077 — protein MEVCSLVNDKIENCISSLEGTFSESLHIRDAEKSEYASEGHEICNVAEEILCEVIKPNKAKLNTVCLKKSATFPIPCEEEAASVTESSSEHFAHQTYSRSISLPAPSELKSAMKGSRDKNGEGHVKLTVKWAADVYDPIPSLVSHTVKNKKQPKSRKKKNEKKNMKKGNKGNSARGGNGKDKKQSRNVGEQSDQCYQSSDSQVIDGSSDFDTHDVCSQDSNCGASFLKKSVTEMHYSVAEAQ, from the exons ATGGAAGTGTGTTCTTTGGTTAATGACAAGATCGAGAACTGCATAAGTAGTCTTGAAGGTACTTTTAGTGAGTCGTTACATATTCGAGATGCTGAAAAATCGGAGTATGCGTCTGAGGGGCATGAGATATGCAATGTAGCAGAGGAAATCTTATGCGAGGTTATTAAACCGAACAAAGCAAAACTTAACACTGTGTGTTTGAAAAAATCGGCAACCTTTCCAATTCCTTGTGAAGAGGAGGCAGCATCTGTTACAGAATCATCTTCTGAGCATTTTGCTCATCAAACTTACTCTCGTTCGATATCTTTGCCT GCCCCTTCGGAACTTAAATCTGCCATGAAAGGCAGTCGTGATAAAAACGGAGAAGGACATGTGAAGTTGACAGTGAAATGGGCGGCTGATGTGTATGATCCGATACCTTCATTAGTGTCACATACTGTCAAAAACAAGAAACAGCCGAAATccaggaagaagaagaatgaaaagaaaaatatgaagaaaggTAACAAGGGAAATTCAGCCCGAGGGGGCAATGGCAAAGATAAGAAACAGTCTCGCAACGTTGGCGAACAATCTGATCAGTGCTATCAGTCATCGGATTCTCAAGTTATTGAtggttcttctgattttgacACTCATGATGTTTGTAGCCAAGATTCAAACTGCGGAGCTAGTTTCTTGAAAAAATCAGTTACAGAAATGCATTACTCGGTTGCGGAAGCACAATGA
- the LOC131612434 gene encoding uncharacterized protein LOC131612434, translating to MSSPPNNSSSPVNRLDTMFLRHLIGRLQVHDSDNQLTDEDFISDEEEELEYENEDDKHRPYQDDRIREIYEEESRIEAEVVYRILNGKSHTLKPNSGETVMIRESSIAVGFHVDEEEGEYVVWEWHGHIPRYTEEHQFSLEYIYGNYFQRVVPGERPTTPPPVDAAADKGLKDLFDGAVNPSPGRILHRNLNIDSAAPRL from the exons ATGAGCTCCCCTCCGAACAACTCTTCCTCCCCCGTCAACCGCCTCGACACCATGTTCCTCCGCCACCTAATCGGCAGGCTTCAGGTTCATGATTCCGACAACCAACTTACCGACGAGGATTTCATTTCCGACGAAGAAGAAGAACTTGAATACGAAAATGAAGACGACAAGCACCGTCCATACCAAGACGACAGAATACGCGAAATCTACGAAGAAGAATCTCGGATTGAAGCTGAAGTTGTTTACCGGATTCTCAATGGGAAATCGCATACGCTGAAGCCTAATTCCGGTGAAACGGTAATGATTCGTGAAAGTAGCATAGCTGTTGGGTTTCATGTGGACGAAGAAGAAGGTGAGTATGTTGTGTGGGAATGGCATGGTCACATTCCGAGGTATACCGAGGAGCATCAGTTTTCTCTTGAGTATATCTATGGGAACTACTTTCAGAGGGTTGTGCCTGGGGAGCGTCCTACTACACCACCTCCAGTAGATGCAGCGGCTGACAAGGGTTTGAAGGACTTGTTTGATGGTGCTGTTAATCCTTCCCCTGGCAGGATTCTTCATCGCAATCTCAACATTGATTCTGCTGCTCCCAG GCTTTAA
- the LOC131612433 gene encoding probable histone H2B.3 produces MAPTKAEKKPAEKKPAAEKSPAEKKPKAEKKISKEGASDKKKKRTKKSVETYKIYIFKVLKQVHPDIGVSSKAMGIMNSFINDIFEKLAQESSRLARYNKKPTITSREIQTAVRLVLPGELAKHAVSEGTKAVTKFTSS; encoded by the coding sequence ATGGCTCCCACAAAGGCAGAGAAGAAACCAGCGGAGAAGAAACCCGCCGCCGAGAAATCCCCGGCCGAGAAGAAACCAAAGGCCGAGAAGAAGATCTCAAAAGAAGGAGCATCCGACAAGAAGAAAAAGAGAACCAAGAAGAGCGTCGAGACCTACAAGATCTACATCTTCAAGGTTTTGAAGCAGGTTCATCCCGATATCGGTGTCTCAAGCAAGGCTATGGGGATCATGAACAGTTTCATCAACGATATCTTTGAGAAACTCGCTCAAGAATCGTCTCGTTTGGCTCGGTACAACAAGAAGCCGACGATTACTTCTCGGGAAATTCAAACCGCTGTTAGATTGGTTCTTCCTGGAGAGTTGGCTAAACATGCTGTTTCTGAGGGTACCAAGGCCGTTACCAAATTCACCAGTTCTTAA